From the genome of Halarsenatibacter silvermanii:
GCTCTTTCCTCATCCTCCGATTATAATACCGGAAGTTGGCGGCCAAAAGAGGTTTGAGGCTGAAAAAACAATCGATGCCACCAGAGATCTAGCCCGGGAGATGTCAGAAGCTGATCCTCAGTTAATAATCTTTTCGGGACCTCATGGTCAGGCTCGGGGCGAGGAAGTTACTGTGCTCCAAAAAGAAAGATTGAGCGGTGATTTCTCTCAGTTTAATACTCCCGAGGTCGAACTCTCGGTAGAGAGCCTTCCCGAAAAAATTTCCGAATTAAACGATACTGCCCGCTCTGAAGGCTGGTCTATCAGCTCACTCGACGATCCAGTTAGCGCTCAGCTTGATCATGGCGTGTTAGTTCCCCTTTATTTTCTGCGCGAGGCCGGCCTGAGCCAGGATATACCCTGGATAATAATAAATGTGGCTTTTTGGTCTCCGGAAAAGCTGTTTGGTTTTGGACAGTTCCTGAACGAATTTTTTGGAGATGAGGATGTTTTATTCGTATGCAGTGGCGATTTATCTCACAGGCTTAAGCCTGGAGCTCCGGGAGGATATGATCCCCACGGCGAAAAATTTGATCGAAAATTGATGGAACTGCTGGAGCAGGAAAGAATACATGATATAATAGATTTGGACAGTCAGCTCAGAGAGAAAGCCGGGGAATGCGGCTACAGGCCGCTTTTAATTGCGCTGGGATTCTGTCAGAACGAAAATTTGAATGTAGAGGTAAAATCTTACCAGGGTCCCTTCGGCGTGGGGTATGGTGTTGCTGGTTTTTATAATTAAAGGGAGGTCCTGATAATGGACGAACTGGATTTTTCACCGACCAGATTGGCCCGGAATGTTCTCGAGAATTATTTGGAACGCGGAAAAATACCCGAGTTGCCGGAGACAGAAATAAAGGCAGGAGCTTTTGTCACTTTAAAAAAAGCTGAACATGATGAACTCCGGGGTTGTATTGGTACGATCGAGCCTTCTACCGATCTGGTAACTAAAGAGATTGCCAAAAATGCTGTCAGTTCAGCCACTAATGATCCTCGTTTCCCTTCTGTTAGCAGGGAGGAACTAGACAATATAAAAATTTCTGTCGATATTCTCGGCAAGAAGGAACCCGTTAACGATGTTTCCAAACTCGATCCTGAAAGATATGGGGTCGTTGTTGAAAAGGGCCAGAAAAGAGGAGTGCTCCTGCCCGATTTAGAAGGGGTGGATACCGCCAGTCGACAGCTGGAAATAGCCTGCCGCAAAGCCGGGATAAGCCCCGGTGAGCTTGATGATATTCAGGCGAGCATCTATAGATTTCTCGTCAGAAGGTACGAGGAGGAATTTTAATGAACTCGGAGGTTGAAAGGGAAGCAGAACATTATAAATCGGTGAATGAAGATGAACTGATATGCGAGTTATGTCCTCATTCCTGTCGGTTAGCTTCTGGAGATAAAGGAATCTGCCGGGTGCGTGAAAATCAGAGCGGCAGACTTTATTCTCTCAATTACGGACAGGTCACTTCAGCTGCTATGGACCCGATAGAAAAAAAGCCCTTATATCATTTTCAACCCGGGACTTCGACTCTCTCGCTGGGCACCTGGGGCTGTAATTTAACCTGCAGTTTCTGCCAAAACTGGCGTATAAGTCAGGGAAATCCTACCGCAAGAAATTATTCTCCGGCTGGGATAGTCGAGCTGGCCCTGGACAAAAACAGTTCCACAATCTCTTTTACTTATTCGGAGCCGATTGTCTGGTACGAATTTATAGAAGATACTGCTCCTCTTGCAGATGAGCATGATCTGGATTTAATTCTTGTTACCAATGGGTTTATAAACCGCAGTCCATTGAAGAAGTTGATACCTCATATTTCTGCCTGCAATGTCGATCTCAAAGCGATGAATGCAGATTTTTACCGGCAAAATTGTGGCGGGGGAGATCCTGAACACGTTCGGCGGACAATCGAAGAATTATTTTCTGCAGGCATACATGTTGAGGTCACCTATCTTCTGATCCCCGGAGAAAATGACGATAGGGAGGAGCTTATCGAGCTCTGTGAATTTCTGCAGGAGCTCAATCCGGGTATCCCATTGCACATATCCCGCTATTTTCCCCGTCACCAGTTCAAAAGGCAAAAAACACCGGATGAAACTCTCAAGGGAAGTTATGAACTGGCCAGCTCGATGCTGGACCATGTTTATCTTGGGAATATTGATCTCCCGGATGTTCGCACAACCTTCTGTCCTGACTGTGGGGCTGAAGTTATTGATCGTTCCTATTATAATTTGAAAAATAAGCTCCAGGCGGGGAATTGTCCGGACTGCGGTGCTGAAATTTACGGTGTTTTTTAATTAATATTAAATTCACGGACGGGAAAAATAATCTCCACCAATAAATCAAAGAGGAGGAAGTTCAGTGGGATCATATTTTGGAACTGATGGAGTCAGGGGAGTGGCTAATGAGGATTTGACTCCCGAGCTGGCGTTAAAGCTGGGCAAAGCCGGGGGAGATCTGCTGCTGAAAAAAGCCGCCCCGGAAATCAGCCGGGAAGAGGCCCGGGTAATTGTGGGGAAGGACACCCGTATATCTGGAGATATGCTTTTTGGAGCTTTGATGGCAGGTCTGGCTGCTGTTGGAATCGACGTGGTGAATGCTGGAGTAGTTCCCACTCCGGCTGTAGCATTTATGACATCCAGGAGCAGGGCTTTGGGGGGGATAATGATTTCCGCCTCTCATAACCCTGTGGCCGATAATGGTATTAAATTTTTTGATGCGGAAGGCTTTAAACTCTCCGATGAGGAAGAAGATGAAATAGAGACTCTGCTGGAGGAGGAATTGGATAGAGCTGCTCCCGATCAGGTAGGCAGAAGGTTTGAGGCAGATGAAGCTTTGATTGACGACTATCTGGAGAGCTTAAAGGAGGCTGCTGGAATAGATCTCTCAGAACTTAATGCAGTTCTCGACTGCGCTCAGGGAGCGGCTCACAATCTGGGCCCCCGTGTTTTGAAAGAGCTGGGGGTGGGTTGCAAAGTGCTTAATGATGAGGGCAGGGGGGATTTGATCAATGTGAAATCCGGTTCTACTGACCCCGACCGTGTGAAAAAAAGTGTTGTCAATTCAAAAGCTGATCTGGGTATTGCTCTCGACGGTGATGCCGACAGGTGTCTTCTCATAGATGAAAATGGCAAAGAAGTTGATGGGGATCGGATTTTGAGCATCTGCGCACTCGATATGATTGAAAATGGCGGTTTGAACAAAAACAGGCTGGTCACAACTAAATACAGCAATCTCGGCCTGAGAGAGCTGCTTTCCCGGAAAGGTGCTTCGGTCGAATTTGCTGCCAGCGGCGATAAATATGTGCTGGAAAAAATGAAACGAGAAGATCTTAATCTGGGCGGAGAAAAATCCGGTCATATAATTTTTCTTGATCACAACACTACCGGTGATGGACTTCTTACCGCTTTAAAAGTAATGTCGGTAATGGTGCGCCAGAATATATCTCTGAGTGATCTGAGCAGCAGATTCTCACCCTGGCCACAAAAACTCATTAATATCAGGGTCTCCAGAAAGAACGAATGGTCAGACAATGAGGAGATCAACAGGGAAATTAGCAGGGCTGAAGAGGATTTAAGTGATGGCCGTGTTTTTGTCAGAGCCTCGGGCACAGAACCTCTGGTAAGGGTTATGCTGGAGAGCAGAGATGAAGAGAAAATCAAAAAATGGCAGGAGCGGCTGGAAGCAGTAATTTCCCGGGAATTAAATTAGGATATTCTTGTTATCAGTTGATAGATATCGTATAAGATCACTATCTTCCAGTACAACTAAATGAAGTTTTTGACACACCTATTTACCAACAGAAGACAAGAAGGTCCTTAAATTAATTGTTGTTTAGATATGAAAGTCTGGAGCAAAACAGGAGGTTAAACTGATGATAATAGGTCACGGGGTGGATATAGTTGAGATAGCCCGTGTTGAAAATATATTAAATCGCTTCCCTGACAGGTTTATGTCCAGGGTGTTTACCGAAGAAGAGAAAAAATACTGCCGTAATCAGGTGGTACCGGCTGAAAGTTTTTCAGCCCGCCTGGCCGCTAAAGAGGCAGTGTATAAAGCGCTATCTCCTGAGATTGATATTCTTTACTGGCAGGAAATAGAAGTTGTCTGCTTTCCCGAACAGATCGGCATACCTAAGCTGAAGCTGAGGGGAGAGACAGAAAACCTGGAAAAACGCCTGGGAATAAAAAACTGGCATTTAAGCCTGAGCCATGAAAGAGAGTACGCAGCAGCTTCAGTCATAGCTGAAGGAGGAGATTGATTAAATGATATTATTAACCGGCGAAGAGATGGCCAGGGCGGATAAAAAAGCAATCGATATGGGAATGCCCGAGTTGATTCTGATGGAGACAGCCGGACGATCGACGGCAGCAGGAACATATTCGCGATGGCAGGATAGAGCAGAAGAGGGAATTGTCGTCATTTCAGGAGGCGGTAATAATGGAGGCGATGGTCTGGTCGCCGCCCGATATTTCGATAGCTGGGGGCTGGATGTTAAAGTTATATTGCTAACTTCTCCTGAAAATCTGGAGGGAGTGAATAGAGAGAATTACCGCATGTGCAGGCTGCAGAATATCGAAATAATACCGGAAAACTCCGGGAAAATTGATGCAGCTGAGGATATGATCGCCGAAGCCGGTATAATAGTAGATGCCATG
Proteins encoded in this window:
- a CDS encoding class III extradiol dioxygenase subunit B-like domain-containing protein; the protein is MKIAGGLFPHPPIIIPEVGGQKRFEAEKTIDATRDLAREMSEADPQLIIFSGPHGQARGEEVTVLQKERLSGDFSQFNTPEVELSVESLPEKISELNDTARSEGWSISSLDDPVSAQLDHGVLVPLYFLREAGLSQDIPWIIINVAFWSPEKLFGFGQFLNEFFGDEDVLFVCSGDLSHRLKPGAPGGYDPHGEKFDRKLMELLEQERIHDIIDLDSQLREKAGECGYRPLLIALGFCQNENLNVEVKSYQGPFGVGYGVAGFYN
- the amrA gene encoding AmmeMemoRadiSam system protein A, with amino-acid sequence MDELDFSPTRLARNVLENYLERGKIPELPETEIKAGAFVTLKKAEHDELRGCIGTIEPSTDLVTKEIAKNAVSSATNDPRFPSVSREELDNIKISVDILGKKEPVNDVSKLDPERYGVVVEKGQKRGVLLPDLEGVDTASRQLEIACRKAGISPGELDDIQASIYRFLVRRYEEEF
- the amrS gene encoding AmmeMemoRadiSam system radical SAM enzyme, yielding MNSEVEREAEHYKSVNEDELICELCPHSCRLASGDKGICRVRENQSGRLYSLNYGQVTSAAMDPIEKKPLYHFQPGTSTLSLGTWGCNLTCSFCQNWRISQGNPTARNYSPAGIVELALDKNSSTISFTYSEPIVWYEFIEDTAPLADEHDLDLILVTNGFINRSPLKKLIPHISACNVDLKAMNADFYRQNCGGGDPEHVRRTIEELFSAGIHVEVTYLLIPGENDDREELIELCEFLQELNPGIPLHISRYFPRHQFKRQKTPDETLKGSYELASSMLDHVYLGNIDLPDVRTTFCPDCGAEVIDRSYYNLKNKLQAGNCPDCGAEIYGVF
- the glmM gene encoding phosphoglucosamine mutase — encoded protein: MGSYFGTDGVRGVANEDLTPELALKLGKAGGDLLLKKAAPEISREEARVIVGKDTRISGDMLFGALMAGLAAVGIDVVNAGVVPTPAVAFMTSRSRALGGIMISASHNPVADNGIKFFDAEGFKLSDEEEDEIETLLEEELDRAAPDQVGRRFEADEALIDDYLESLKEAAGIDLSELNAVLDCAQGAAHNLGPRVLKELGVGCKVLNDEGRGDLINVKSGSTDPDRVKKSVVNSKADLGIALDGDADRCLLIDENGKEVDGDRILSICALDMIENGGLNKNRLVTTKYSNLGLRELLSRKGASVEFAASGDKYVLEKMKREDLNLGGEKSGHIIFLDHNTTGDGLLTALKVMSVMVRQNISLSDLSSRFSPWPQKLINIRVSRKNEWSDNEEINREISRAEEDLSDGRVFVRASGTEPLVRVMLESRDEEKIKKWQERLEAVISRELN
- the acpS gene encoding holo-ACP synthase, giving the protein MIIGHGVDIVEIARVENILNRFPDRFMSRVFTEEEKKYCRNQVVPAESFSARLAAKEAVYKALSPEIDILYWQEIEVVCFPEQIGIPKLKLRGETENLEKRLGIKNWHLSLSHEREYAAASVIAEGGD